A genome region from Grus americana isolate bGruAme1 unplaced genomic scaffold, bGruAme1.mat scaffold_82, whole genome shotgun sequence includes the following:
- the LOC129201157 gene encoding electroneutral sodium bicarbonate exchanger 1-like → MSQDEGYKMTLLEELQGDDEEAVIDQGRTSNVVNIHYEKEELEGHRTLYVGVRMPLVRQSHRHHRPHSQKHREREKDSAPTEQGYHCKSRHTPSQRVQFILGTEEDEQHVPHDLFTELDEICVKEGEDAEWKETARWLKFEEDVEDGGERWSKPYVATLSLHSLSELRSCIINGTVLLDICANSIEEIADMILGPQDQSTEFDEHVRAKVREVLLKKHHHQNEKKRNNLLPIVRSFADVSKKQSDLHLLDKPAQTLTPHPCPTTAEAKNGVNHESNAMDLSKAQLHFMKKIPTGAEASNVLVGELDFLRQPIVAFVRLTPAVLLSGLTEVPIPTRFLFVLLGPEGKAHQYHEIGRSMATIMTDEVFRDVAYKAKNRADLVAGIDEFLDQVTVLPPGEWDPSIRIEPPKNVPSQGKRKMPGALDDSASHSKPEKHSGPELERTGRLFGGLILDVKRKAPWFWSDFRDGLSLQCLASFLFLFCACMSPVITFGGLLGEATDGHISAMESLLGASMTGVVYSPFAGQPLTILGSTGPVLVFEKILYKFCKEYALSYLSLRACIGLWTAFFCIVLVATDASCLVCYITRFTEEAFASLICIIFIYEALEKLSHLRETYPVHMHSKLDFLTVYYCKCEAPSHPSNATLRFWESNEIDVSGIAWENLTVTDNFSDQEQG, encoded by the exons ATGAGCCAGGACGAGGGTTACAAAATGACGCTGCTGGAAGAGTTACAG GGAGATGACGAAGAGGCAGTGATTGACCAAGGAAGAACGAGCAACGTCGTCAATATTCACTATGagaaggaggagttggaag GCCACCGGACCCTGTACGTGGGCGTGCGGATGCCGCTGGTGAGGCAAAGCCACCGGCATCACCGtccccacagccagaagcaTCGGGAACGGGAGAAGGACTCTGCCCCGACGGAGCAGGGCTACCACTGTAAGTCCCGCC ACACTCCGTCCCAGCGAGTGCAGTTCATCCTCGGGACCGAGGAGGACGAGCAGCACGTTCCCCATGACTTGTTCACCGAGCTGGATGAGATCTGCGTGAAAGAGGGTGAAGATGCCGAGTGGAAGGAAACGGCAAG GTGGCTGAAGTTTGAGGAGGACGTGGAAGACGGCGGCGAGCGCTGGAGCAAGCCCTACGTGGCCACgctgtccttgcacagcctctctgagctgaggAGTTGCATCATCAACGGGACGGTGCTGCTGGACATTTGTGCCAACAGCATCGAAGAGATTGCAG ATATGATCCTGGGCCCGCAAGACCAGTCCACGGAGTTTGACGAGCACGTGCGGGCAAAAGTTCGAGAAGTCCTACTGAAGAAGCATCACcatcagaatgagaagaaaagaaacaaccttctTCCCATCGTCCGCTCGTTTGCTGATGTGAGCAAGAAGCAGTCAGACCTGCACCTCCTTGACAAGCCAG cCCAAACACTCACCCCGCATCCTTGTCCTACCActgcagaagctaaaaatgGGGTGAACCATGAGAGCAACGCGATGGACTTAAGCAAG gcgcagctgcatttcatgaagaaaattcccACCGGGGCTGAAGCATCCAACGTGCTCGTAGGAGAGCTGGATTTCCTTCGCCAGCCCATCGTGGCATTTGTCCGCCTGACCCCGGCTGTCCTCCTCTCGGGCCTGACGGAAGTTCCCATCCCAACAAG gttcctgtttgttttgcttggaccagaaggcaaagcccatcAGTACCATGAGATCGGCAGGTCCATGGCTACTATCATGACGGATGAG GTTTTCCGTGACGTTGCCTATAAAGCCAAGAACCGGGCTGACCTCGTGGCCGGCATCGACGAGTTTCTGGATCAGGTCACGGTCTTGCCGCCAGGAGAATGGGATCCATCGATCCGAATCGAGCCCCCGAAAAACGTCCCTtcgcag ggaaaaaggaagatgccaggagctctcgatgacagtgcttctcacagcaagccagagaaacacagtggtcCTGAACTGGAGCGCACGGGAAG gctctTTGGAGGTTTGATCCTGGACGTGAAGCGCAAAGCCCCGTGGTTCTGGAGCGACTTTCGGGATGGTCTGAGCCTGCAGTGTCTggcgtccttcctcttcctcttctgtgcctgcatgtCCCCTGTCATCACCTTCGGGGGACTGCTGGGGGAAGCGACCGACGGCCACATC AGTGCCATGGAGTCACTGCTGGGCGCATCCATGACCGGCGTGGTGTATTCCCCCTTTGCTGGCCAACCTCTCACCATCCTCGGCAGCACTGGACCCGTCCTCGTGTTCGAAAAGATCCTCtacaaattctgcaa GGAGTACGCGCTCTCCTATCTCTCTCTGCGGGCCTGCATCGGGCTGTGGACTGCCTTCTTCTGCATAGTGCTGGTGGCCACCGATGCCAGCTGTTTGGTGTGCTACATCACCCGCTTCACCGAAGAAGCCTTCGCCTCcctcatctgcatcatcttcatctacgaggctctggagaagctgagtcaCCTGCGAGAGACCTAccctgtgcacatgcacagcaagctcGACTTCCTCACCGTCTACTA ctgtaagTGTGAGGCACCAAGCCATCCCAGCAACGCAACCCTGCGTTTCTGGGAGAGCAACGAGATCGACGTGTCTGGCATCGCCTGGGAAAACCTCACGGTGACT GACAATTTTTCTGACCAGGAGCAAGGTTAA